TGGTCTTGTCGTAAGGACTTACTTCCAATCTAACCCTGTCTCCAATCAAGACCTTAATGCGATACAACCGCATCTTCCCAGCAAGGTGAGCCAAAATCTCTTCCTCGCTCTCATTCAATTTAACTCTAAAAACCGCGTTAGGCAAACACTCTAAAACCACACCCTCTTTTGTGATTGTATCTTTTTCTTTTACCACCCCCGTATGATAAACGATACGCTCAAATTAGTCAAATCTTTTTCAAGGGGACAGTCCCTGCCGCGGGGACTGTCCCCGTCATAGTTCTGTTCGGCTATCGGATAGCCGAATTATTTTTATTTTTTATCTCCCGCAAATTCTTTTTATCTCACTAACTAATTCTGGAAATTCTGACTGATTAAAATGACCTCTATCCTTAAATATCCTTGCGGTCATGTCGGGCAAATCTTTTTGATATTTCTCGAGGTTAAGATAAGGGACAACAGGATCATCTTCGCTATGATAAATAAATATCTTACCACCTTGCTTTTTAAACCTTTTTAAATCATTTAATATGGCAAAACCTCCTAATGATTCTTCGATATCGCTTTCTTTATACGGCGGAGCGATTAGAATCGAAGCGCGAATTTTTTTGGGAAACTTATTTTCCGAAAGATATTTTGCTAAAAACACTCCACCTAAAGAATGACCAATTAAAACAACATTATTATCTAACAGACGAGCGATTTTTCTAAACAATATCTTCCATTCGGCATATTTAGAATTCATCGGATTTGGCATTTTCAATAACAAAACATCAAATCTATTCCCAAGTTCTTTCCGCAAAGAATCATTCCAATTTGTCTTTCTGTATTTATCCAAATCAACCTTCAAAAACTTCAAAAACGACAGATAATCTTTATCTGTTTCAAAAGAATTTCCACCATGAATTACAACAACTTGCTTTTTCATAATATTTTCAGCAGATAAAAGACTATTAGAGCCTTTTTATCTTACCTTTTTATTTAACCTAAAAAATTTGACATGTGTATAACTATTTGCTATACTTTGACCATATTTGGAAAAGGCGTTGGCTCGATTGGCCAATGGCCTTTTTCTTTTTGCCTACTTTTTATTATTTTCAACTTTTTTACCCTCGCTCTTTAAATCTTCTATATCTCCGTCATTTTTATGAAAATGAATATTAAAACTATAATTTCTAAAATCTCGCGTTAAACTATTGACGCCTATCCCTTTTTTAAATTCCTCAACAAATTCCCATTTATATCGCGATGGCGAACTTATCACTTTTTCTTTTAGGAGTAATTCATAATTTATTGAACCGATAATCAAATCTGCCATTTGTAATAAATCATTCGTTTTAGAATCTAATCGGCAAACACCAGCAATGGCCAATCTTTTAAATTTATTATTCGTATGGTTTTTGACATTTACTTCAAATTTATTTCTTTTGGGAGCAACAAGATTATCAGCTAACACAATTAGCACTTCATTCTTCTTTAAATTACCCTCTAACAAATGTTTAGTAATTTGTTCATAAGCGACAAACGGGTCGCTATGAAATTCATTTTTAAAATACTGACTGCGTTTATCAATTGTATAGGACGAAAACCAAACACTGCGCGTTTGGAAAAAGGCGTCCAGAATTTCTTTAGCGGTTTTAATTTTAACCTTATTTAAACCGCTAAATTTTAATTCCCACCAAAATCTATTTTTCTCTCTGATATATCGTATTTTTTGTTGTAAATAATACGGTTGCGAACATTTTATCATTCCAACTGTAAAATATGGCTGGGTTTTAATATCTAATGTCCCTGATTCATCTAAAAAACAAAATGGCGTCCAGATTTTTTTATAATCAGACAATGTTAAATTATGATTATTTGCTTTTTTAAAAAATTTTTCTAACATATTTTTTAATTATTTTTTACTCTTGTTTGTATTTGCCATTATCCCATAAATTATATTCTTAATCAACCACCAACACAAATCAATCAAAAAAACCTCTTGGGAGGCGAAGTTTTTCCTTATCTCAAGGGGGACTGTCCCCTCTTAGGGACAGTCCCCAAATTACAGCCCCTTCGGATATTTTAATACTCCTCCGCGTAGTCGTCTATTGTTATTTCAATCTTCTCTAACCGCGTTGGGATTTTTTTGACCCAGAATGGCCAGAAAGAAACCCTGGCTGTTTCAATTGTTGGCTGGCTGGATAAATATTTTCTGACTTCCACTTCGCTTTGTCCGGCTAAATCAGTTTTGAGCGACTGAACATCAACCTTAAATGCCAAGTCCTCCGCGATGCTCAAAGAAAATTCCGCTTCTCCTTTGCCCCAATCAACTTCCACTTCGCTCCACGATATTTGCTGGCTGTTAGTCAAAGGCGTTTTATCTCCCGAAATCATTGAAATTAAATTGAAATCAATTAATTGTTTTAATTCTTCTTCGTTAAAAAGATAAGCGCTGATGACGGACTTCATTTCAAGAGTAAATTTTTCCGCTTGTTCGCCCGCTTCGGTCGTCAAGGAAACTGTCTCTGTCTCTTCTCTTAAACTCTCTTCTATAATTTTTAAGTCCGATGGGATTTGCTCTTGGAACGCTTTTCTAATCGCATTTTTCAAATCCTCGCTTAAAATTTCTTCCGCTTTTTGAATATCCTCGGCGGAGACGACTTTCGCTTTCCCGACAATCCCGCCTGTCATCGCGTTTTCTGACTTGCCGTAAAAGCCAGCGAATTTGGAAGTTCCCTTAAATCCGGGAATTGTAAAATTAGTCGCGCCAATATTGTATTCCGCGCCCGGCTGGTCGGCGGTTACTTCCACTTCAAGAACACTTGCGATAATTTTTCCGTCCTCTATTTTAGCGCCAGGCACTGTCACGCCCGCGGAAATCCTGAAAACTTTTCCATCAGGCGATTCAAATCTTGTCCTCGCGACCAACGGCTGGGGCTCGGAACTATACTCGTTGTAAATGGTAATCACGCCTTTGGCTTTTTTAGTTAACTCCCTTTCGTCCGTCGCTAGAAATTCTCGGCTCTTTGTTTTTTCAACGCTAATTTCTTTAAGAGGAATTTTATTTAAACTTTCGTCCGTTTGGGAAATGTCTCTCGCGCCGATAACTAAAAGGTCAAAATCAACTTTCTCTCTTTTAGGGAAAACAGTTATTTCCGTCGTCGGCAAAACTTGGTAGCCGACTGCGATTGCCGCCGCAAAAGATAAAATGATAAAAGCAGCGAAAATTTTAGGCCATTTTGAAGATGCTGATTTTTTCGCAAAAATTGGAGGCAGATTTTTCTTCTCGTTTTTAGTGCTGAAAACATTAACTTTAACTTCTTCTTTTTTTTCTTTTTTCACTTCTTCTTCTGTGTTAACAATATCAGCCATTCTTTTTTGGGGAGCGCTCGCGAACGAGAAAAACGAATTGGCTGATTCTTTATCCGATTCCAGACCTTCCGCCAAAAAGTCAATCATATCATCTTTCATTTTGGGCTGGTTTTCGTTTTTCTGAATCGCTAACTCCGCCGAAAAATCGCCATCTTGTTTGATATTAAAACCGATTTTTTCAGCCATTTCCGCGTTCAAATCGCTTGCCACAACAAACGAAACATTTTTCCCAAGATTGTCCGCCTCCCGCTTAAGCAGTTTCAAATTAATTGAACTCTGCCAAATCTGCGCTCCCGAAGGAACGATCATATTAACTTGGTCGTCATCCGCCTGAACAAGGCGGTCAATGACTGAAATAATTTCCTCATCCGGCTCAAGATAAATATTTTTCATAGATATAATTTCTAATTATCAATTTCCAATTTTCAATTATCAAACAATTTCTTAATTTTCAAATAATATTTTAATTTCTAAATTCATTATCTTCTTCTCTTGTTTTTTCTTGTTTTTTCTTGTTTGAAAAATTAGTAAATTAATTCATTGAAAATTTTTTGAAAATTGATAATTGAAAATTGAAAATTAATATTTTACCTCATCATTCTGACCACTCTTCTTAAAATGGGAGGCAGGACTTTCTTTTTGTCGGTTGATATTTCCAATGTTAACCCCGCTAAAGCCAAAGGCGTAATATTTTCAGGCCCCTCCAAAATATTTGTTTGGTCGGTTATGTTAATAATCTGGTCCGGCGTAATAAAATTAACTTGCGGCATTTGGCTAAACGGAAATTTTTTCAGCCACTCGTCGCTTGCCACTTTTTTGCTCAAAATATTTTTTATACCGCTCAATAAACTCCCTCCCCCACAAAGATAAATCGCGGACGGAAAATATTCGGTCTGACCAAATTCCTCCAAAACTATTTCCACGCCGCTCAACCATGTTTCTATGTCTTTTTTTAAAATTTGCCTGATTTTTCTCCGAACTCCTAAACTTAATTTTTTTTGAGAATATCTGATTTTAACCTCTTCCGCTTCGGCGAAATTAAGACCTAAAGCCGACGATAGTCGTTTGGTAAATGTTCTTCCCGCCAAAGCAAAACTCTTAATTCCTTCCACTCTCCCTTGCCTTGCCAAAGCAACATCTGTCGTTCCTCCGCCGATATCAATAAAAATGGCGCCTGATTTTTGATTAAATCCTGAAAGTTTGGTTAATGCGTAAGGCTCGGCCGCGACTGAAAGCAAATCCAAATTCAATTTTGAAGCGATACTCTCCAACGCCCGCAAATGAACCATGGGCGCATAAACATTAAAAATACTGATAAATATTTCTTTGCCTTGAAAATCAAGCGGGTTTGTCACTTGGTACCCGTCAATTCTAATTTCGGTAATTAAAGCGTTGACTAATCGTATCTCAATTTCCGAACGGCCCGTCTCCCAAGCCAGTTGCGCGCGAACCTGATTAAACGCCTTCCATTGCGCTTTTTGAATAATATTTTTAAGTTCGGATAAATCAATTTCTTCTTCTGGTTTTTCTCTTTGACAGACAAAATCTGTTGTGGCGCCTTTGATAAATTCTCCCGCCGCCCCGATGACCGCTTTTTTGGGCGTAATCCGCGCCATCTTCACAGCCCGATTAATCGCCCTTTGACACGAAGACGCAACACCCTCAATATCCGCCACTGCCCCAGCAAACATATGCCCCGATGACTGCTTCGCCCGCCCAACGCCGACGACAATCCCCTGGTCCTCCGTTTGGTCGTCAAAAAAACCGCTTTCAGCTCTAAAAATCACTGCTTTAACGAATTCCGTTCCAATATCCAAAGCCAGCAAATAGTCCTTCGCTCTCCTTTTTCCGCCCCACCTCCATAAATTATTTTTAAAAAATTTAATCAACGAACCCATTTCCCGCATTATACACTATTTCCGCTTTTCAGACAAATAACTACAGCAACTCCTAACTCCGGGGACAGTCCCCATTCTGAATGGGGACTGTCCCCTATTATAATTTCTTACACTAGCGGTTCCATTTCCTCTATATTATCCTCCTTTTCTTTCGGCAGTTCCTCGTCTTTCAATTTCTCTTTTACGCTTTCCAAAGAAAGAGCGTATTTCTCGCGGCTTTGATTCATGATTTCCTTTTTGTAAGAAAGATGCCCCGACGGCAAAACCTTAAGCGTTTCGGCAGAGAAAGGATCAAACGCTTCGCCATCAATGGTCATTTTGATATAAAATTCCCGCGCGCCTAAATTAATCATGTCCTCCGCCTGAAAAATCGGCGTCATTTCCATGGCCAATTTCGCGGCGTCATCTCCGCCCACTCTGAAAACAACAATTGTCCCGATATTCCCCAAAACAGTCGCCACAACTTGCTGTAATAATTGCGCCATATATTGATGAGCGACCGTGATGCAAAGCCCGTATTTTCTTGATTCGGTAAATAAATTTTCAAAAGTCGTCGTAATTAAATTTTGAAACTCATCCACATAAAGATAAAAATCTTTCCTCTTATCTTCCGGCATAGACGCCCTTGCCATGCACGCCTGATAAAGTTTAGTGATAAACATTGAACCAAAAAAACTGCTGTTTTCCTCGCCCAATTTACCTTTCGCTAAATTGATTAAAAGAATTTTCTTGTCGTTCATAATTTTCTCTAAATCAATTTTGTTTTCTTTCTGCCCAAAAATGCTGCGCAACATCGGATTGGAAAGAAATTGGCTCAACTTATTAACCAAAGGAATAATCGCCTCCGTATCAAACTTCTCCGACCAGTCGGCGAACTCAACCGCCCAGAATCTCTTGACCATATCGTCTTCAATATAGTCAGTAACTTTTTGCCGGTATCGTCTGTCTGTAAGCATAGAAATCATTCCGCGCATCGTCGCGTCAGGGTAATCAAGTAAAGCCAAAACAGTAAATCTAAAAACATGTTCTAATCGCGGCGTCCAGTTCGCTCCGAATTGCCGCTCCAAAACTTCAATCAACCCTTGGGCGACTTGGTGTTTTAATTCTGGGACAACATTCAAAAGAGGATTAAAAGAAACGGGAAAATTAATATCCGACGGGTCAATCACAACAATATCATTGATTCTTTCCTTGGGGATAAAATCCAAAATATTTTCAATCAAATCACCGTGGGGGTCAATCAAACAAACGCCATGCCCATAAGCGATATCCTGTCGGATTAAAAGTTCCAAAAATTTGGTTTTTCCCACGCCGCTTTTCCCAATAGAATAAATATGCTGTCTCCGGTCCACCCGTTTAATGCCAAAGATAAATTTTTTCGTCTCTAAAGCGGCCTCGTAATTTGTCCGGCCAAAAAAAGAGCACTCTTTCGCGTCCACATCCGCCGCTCCGTAAACCGGCAATTCCGTCGGAGGAGGCGCGCACTTAATTTTCCGAATCTTTTCTCTGGTCATATTAGTTTAACATATATTATTTTTCGTAAGAATTTTTTTCGCGATTCTATTGATAACAGTCCCGACAAAACCAAATCTTTTGTCGCGGATATAAAAATATCCAAAAAATGAAATAACCAACGCGCCTCCGGCATTAACCATTAAATCCAACATTGTATCCACCAAGCCGGATTTTTGCATATTTAATCCAAACATCATATCCGCGCCAAACTCCATCATTTCCCAAATTGTTCCCAAAGACAAAGCGAAACAAAATGAAAAAACGGCAATAGTAATAGGACTCGCTTTTATTTTATACTGCTGATAAAGAATAAGGAGCACTAAAAATCCAGCAAATGCTATAACAGTGCTAGACAAAGCGTGCAAGGCGATATCCCACCACCAAATTTTAGTATAATAATTACGCGCCTCGCCAAGAAAAATAGCTGCGTAAACAAAAACAGCCACAATAAATTCCAATTCAATCGGCAAGTGAATTTTATAGTTTCGTTGGATTAAAGCAGGCAAAAAAGTAATGAACAAAACAAGCAAACTCACAAACAAGACCGTCCAATTTTGGAAAATAACTGATTCCGCGACAGCCAAAAGCAAAACCAATCTTATAAAATAAGATATCGTCAATTGAATTTTGTCTATAATATCAATGTCTTTAGGAAAAAACAACATATAATTTATCCTATCTCATCCTTAGTTAAAAATTCTCTGATATTCATCTGTTTAATTCCTTTATACTCGCCTTTATCTATCATTTCATCCATGGAAACCACTATTTTAGGACAATTATCCGGAATTGCCAATAAATTACCGAATTCTCTTTCATAATTTTCTTCGGTAATTTTATAAGCGACCTGAATATACAATCGCTTATTATTTTTTTCGCAGACAAAATCAACTTCCTTATTGCCAAGCTGTCCAACTGTCACTTTACAGCCAATAATTTGCATATGCAGAAAGACCAAATTTTCCAATATCTTATTAATATCGGGCTGTTTATACCCCGCGATTGAATGCCTTAAGCCGAGATCTTCAAAATAATATTTGTCGTTGATTTCAAAAATCTTTTTGCCTTGAATGTCCGACCGAGGAACCTTAAAAACAAAAAACGCTTGCGTCAAAAAAGACAAATAATCCAAAACGATATTAGGCGAAATATCTGTTTTTTGCGATTTTATAAAATCGCTGATTTTCTTGGCTGAAACCAAACTGCCAGTATTGTCAGCCAAATATTCAACCAACCTTTCTAAAAAAGCGGCATTGCGAATTTTGTGCCTATTGACCACATCCTTAAAAAGAATTGTGTTATAAACATTTCTTAAATAATCGTAAACTATTGAGTCCTCTAATTCTAAATGAATTAAATAAGGCAGCCCACCGTATTTTATATATTTTAAAAACGACTCCTGATTATCCGATAATTTATGAAAAAATAAAAATTCTAAATAAGACAAACCGAAAACTTTAAATTCAATATACCTG
This genomic stretch from Patescibacteria group bacterium harbors:
- the infA gene encoding translation initiation factor IF-1, which encodes MVKEKDTITKEGVVLECLPNAVFRVKLNESEEEILAHLAGKMRLYRIKVLIGDRVRLEVSPYDKTKGRIVYRDK
- a CDS encoding alpha/beta fold hydrolase, whose product is MKKQVVVIHGGNSFETDKDYLSFLKFLKVDLDKYRKTNWNDSLRKELGNRFDVLLLKMPNPMNSKYAEWKILFRKIARLLDNNVVLIGHSLGGVFLAKYLSENKFPKKIRASILIAPPYKESDIEESLGGFAILNDLKRFKKQGGKIFIYHSEDDPVVPYLNLEKYQKDLPDMTARIFKDRGHFNQSEFPELVSEIKRICGR
- a CDS encoding DUF3800 domain-containing protein, with the protein product MLEKFFKKANNHNLTLSDYKKIWTPFCFLDESGTLDIKTQPYFTVGMIKCSQPYYLQQKIRYIREKNRFWWELKFSGLNKVKIKTAKEILDAFFQTRSVWFSSYTIDKRSQYFKNEFHSDPFVAYEQITKHLLEGNLKKNEVLIVLADNLVAPKRNKFEVNVKNHTNNKFKRLAIAGVCRLDSKTNDLLQMADLIIGSINYELLLKEKVISSPSRYKWEFVEEFKKGIGVNSLTRDFRNYSFNIHFHKNDGDIEDLKSEGKKVENNKK
- a CDS encoding type IV secretion system DNA-binding domain-containing protein, encoding MTREKIRKIKCAPPPTELPVYGAADVDAKECSFFGRTNYEAALETKKFIFGIKRVDRRQHIYSIGKSGVGKTKFLELLIRQDIAYGHGVCLIDPHGDLIENILDFIPKERINDIVVIDPSDINFPVSFNPLLNVVPELKHQVAQGLIEVLERQFGANWTPRLEHVFRFTVLALLDYPDATMRGMISMLTDRRYRQKVTDYIEDDMVKRFWAVEFADWSEKFDTEAIIPLVNKLSQFLSNPMLRSIFGQKENKIDLEKIMNDKKILLINLAKGKLGEENSSFFGSMFITKLYQACMARASMPEDKRKDFYLYVDEFQNLITTTFENLFTESRKYGLCITVAHQYMAQLLQQVVATVLGNIGTIVVFRVGGDDAAKLAMEMTPIFQAEDMINLGAREFYIKMTIDGEAFDPFSAETLKVLPSGHLSYKKEIMNQSREKYALSLESVKEKLKDEELPKEKEDNIEEMEPLV
- a CDS encoding ATP-binding protein, whose product is MIKKYIKRKYYLKKIAPFMDKGLIKVIVGQRRVGKSYLLFQLMDVVKKNHKNANIIYINKELNEFDEIKNYKDLIDFVKRNTQTRRKNYIFIDEVQDIKQFEKALRDLNARGKYDIYCTGSNANLLSGELATYLSGRYIEFKVFGLSYLEFLFFHKLSDNQESFLKYIKYGGLPYLIHLELEDSIVYDYLRNVYNTILFKDVVNRHKIRNAAFLERLVEYLADNTGSLVSAKKISDFIKSQKTDISPNIVLDYLSFLTQAFFVFKVPRSDIQGKKIFEINDKYYFEDLGLRHSIAGYKQPDINKILENLVFLHMQIIGCKVTVGQLGNKEVDFVCEKNNKRLYIQVAYKITEENYEREFGNLLAIPDNCPKIVVSMDEMIDKGEYKGIKQMNIREFLTKDEIG